One region of Diabrotica undecimpunctata isolate CICGRU chromosome 6, icDiaUnde3, whole genome shotgun sequence genomic DNA includes:
- the LOC140444642 gene encoding uncharacterized protein: MKGKNLKVEFMDGMPPGSVVKMSQKSSYVTSEIFLHWLKSHFQPRKSAGKVLLLLDGHTSHTSSLEVLVYTEQEGIILMSIPPHTSHWLQPLDRSFFKSLKSYFYGACNYFITNNPSRKINRLQFEKLLNSAWTKATGVQNGVS, encoded by the coding sequence ATGAAGGGCAAGAACTTGAAAGTTGAGTTCATGGACGGGATGCCTCCTGGCTCAGTTGTAAAAATGTCACAAAAATCTTCTTATGTCACTAGTGAAATTTTTCTGCACTGGTTAAAAAGTCATTTCCAACCTAGAAAATCAGCTGGGAAAGTACTTCTCTTACTTGATGGTCACACTTCACACACCAGTTCCTTGGAAGTCCTAGTGTACACGGAGCAAGAAGGAATCATTTTGATGAGTATTCCACCCCATACTTCGCACTGGCTACAACCATTGGACCGATCCTTTTTCAAATCACTTAAGTCCTACTTTTATGGTGCTTGTAATTATTTCATTACAAACAATCCATCCAGAAAGATCAATCGTCTGCAGTTTGAAAAACTTCTTAACTCTGCATGGACCAAAGCTACAGGTGTACAAAATGGTGTGAG